Within the Gemmatimonadaceae bacterium genome, the region GTTAGGGAGGCAAGGGGACATGCACAAGACTGCGTTCACCCAGCAGCCTCCCTCTCATCCTTCTTCACACGCAGCGTACCACCTTGACGACAGTTGGGAAGGCGCTCGAAGCGCCGTCGCATCCTGCGCCCATCCCCGCTCCCACACCCCCAAGCCACCCTCCCGTCATCCCGTATCGCGCGTACATTCTGCCCGTCCCTCACCCACCCACTCCCGCAATGTCCGCCCTCCTGCCCCGCCTTTCGTCCCTGCGCACAGTCGGCGCCGCCGCATTGGTCGCGTTCGCCGCCGTCGTCGGCTGTGCCCCGCGCGCCACCATCGTCCCCGATGCGGGATCGAGTCGCGCGTCGAACTACGACGTCGTCATCGAGAACGGTCGCATCATCGATGGCACCGGCGCCGCCTGGTACTACGGCGACATCGCCTTTACCGGCGACCGCATCGCCGCCATGGGGCCGCGCGGCGCTTTCAGGTCGGCCCGCGCCACCCAGCGCGTCGATGCCACCGGCCTGGTCGTCTCCCCCGGCTTCATCGACATCCAGGCGCATTCCATTCACCACTACATGACGGGCGATGGCAAGGCGATCTCCATGGTCACGCAGGGGATCACCACCGCCATCCACGGCGAGGGCGCCTCGTTAGGCCCGATGAACGACAAGACGCTCGCCGCCGAGGGCGACACCGCCGCTCGCCGCGTCCTGTCGCAGTTCACCGGCGCGCACGGCTTCTCCAAGTGGCTGGAGTACATGGTGGGGCGCGGCACGGCGCAGAACGTCGGCTCCTTCCTGGGCGATGGGACGGTGCGCGTCTATGCCAAGGGGGAGGAAGCCGGCCCGCTCACCGCCGCCGAGCGCGAGACGATGAAGACGATGGTGCGCGAGGCGATGGAAGACGGCGCCTTCGGCCTCGCCAGTGCCCTCATCTACCCGCCTAACACATACGCCTCCACCGAGGAACTCATCGAGGCGTCGAAGGCCATGGCGCCGTACGGGGGCGTCTACATCACCCACATGCGCAGCGAGGGAGACAAGTTCCTCGAGGCGATCGACGAGGCGCTGCGCATCGGGCGCGAGGGTGGGGTCGCGGTCGAGATCTACCACCTCAAGGCCAGCGGCCCGCGCAACTGGCCCAAGATGCCGCTCGCCATCGCCAAGATCGACTCGGCGCGCCTGGCCGGGCAGGACGTGCAGGCCGACATGTACCTCTATCCGGCCGGCGGCAACTCCTTCGCGGCGTGCATCCCGCCAAAGTACGCCGCGGGGGGGCGCCTGCTCGAGAACCTGCAGAACCCGTCGCTGCGCGCCACGATCATCCAGGAGCTGCACGCCGACGACGCCGGCTACGAGAACCTGTGCCAGGTCGCGACGCCCGCCAACGTGATGGTCGTCGGCTTCACGAAGCCCGAATACAAGCAGTTCGAGGGGAAGCGCCTGAGCGAGATTGCCCAGGCGTTAGGCAAGGACTGGGCAGAGGTCATCATCGACCTCAACGTTGCCGAGAAGGCGCAACTGGGCGAGATCCTCTTCCTGATGAGCGAGGACAACATCCGCCTGCAGCTCCGCCAGCCGTGGATCAAGTTCGGCACCGATGCCGGAAGCGAAGACCCTGCCACCGCGCGCGGCATGACGCACCCGCGCACCTACGGCAACTTCCCGCGCCTCTTTGGGCGCTACGTGCGTGAGCAGAAGGTGATCCCGCTCGAGGACGCGGTGCGCAAGGCCAGCTCTGCCGTCGCCACGCGCCTCAACATCACCGATCGCGGCGTCCTCAAGTCGGGGCTCAAGGCCGACGTCATCGTCTTCGATCCCAACACCATCACCGACAACGCCACCTTCGAGAAGCCGCACCAGCTCTCGACCGGCATCCGCGACATGTTCGTCAACGGCGTCGCCGTCCTCCGCAACGGCCAGCACACTGGCGCCAAGCCTGGGGTCGTGGTGCGTGGGCCTGGGTATCGGCGGTAGCGTTGGCCTGCGAGGCTTGGAGGGGCGGGCGGTTCGAGTGTGGGAAGTGCTTTCAACACGGAGGACACACGGAGGCACGGAGGTACACGGAGAACTGCTTTGAACTTGTTGAACAACGAGAACGTTCTTCTCCGTGGTCCTCCGTGCCTCCGTGTGTCCTCCGTGTTCAAGGCTTTTAGGCTCTTCCAGCACTCGCGCCGACACACCCTCCAGCCTCGCCCCCAGACAAGAAAGAACCCCGGCCTCCATCGAGACCGGGGTTCTTGTTTCGAGCCTGACGCACGAGAACGCTAGCGATTCGCCGTGTTGTCCAGGAACGGCCGGTTGGTCGCCGTGGTCGACGTGATCGTGATGTCGCCGCGCGCGCTGATGGTGTACACGCGCCCGGCGTTGAACGAGATCGCCGTGCGCGTGATCGCGTTTGTCGAGCTGCCCGCGTAGCGCGTGCTCAGGTCGTACGAGCCGCCCGGGATGGAGACGAATGCCCCGCCCGCCTTGTACGCGACCGGTCCCCCGATGGCCGTCTCGACCGCCGTCGTCGAACTCTTGACGTACAGCGTCATCGGGTTGGCATTCGAGATCGCGTTCACGAACCGCACGTACGCCACGTTGTAGTCGATCGTCGCCGGATAGTCATCCTGGACGATGAACCCTTCCACCGACTTGTTGGTCGTGCTGTAGAACCCGCTCAGGTACAGCGAGTACGACTTTCCGTCGGCAATCGTCCCGTTGATCGTCGCGACCGCGAGATCCTTGTCGACGGTGGCGGCAATCTTTCCGGCAAAGGCGTACTGCCCGGGGGCGATGGCGGCGTAGAAGCCGCCCGAGCCCACGCTTCCGTAGGCCACGCCCGTCGTTGCCTCCGTCCCGCTCGTCGAGGTGATTGCCGTCATCTTCGTGGTGTTGGCGTAGAAGTTCACGCCGGGAGCGTTCACCCCGAAGTTGAAGAACTTGATGCGCCCTGTCTCCAGCGGCCCGGTGATGTCCTGCAATGCATTCTTGTCGCAGGACGCAACCACCACGGCAGCGAGCAGCGCCACGACAGCCTTGTAGAGTCTCATGGTGGGTTACGGTTCGATGATCCAGAGCGGCTTGGTGTGGAAGTCCAGCGCGAGCCCGCCAATCGTCTCGAGCGCCGCGCGGTTCCACACATACTCGGAGTTGTAACGCGCACGGATGCGCTGCACGATCTTCCCGCCATTGTCGGGATAGAGGTTGGTCGGCGGCGTGAAGCCCGGGAAGACCTGGATCCCGCTCGCCGGGTCGATGTCCGTGTAGTGGTAACGGCGCAGGTCCATCCAGATCTCGTTATGCCCCCACCCCCACTGCGCGATGTATTTCTGCGACATGATGTGCGTCAACGTCAGCGCGCTCGCCGCCGCCGGGACGATCACGTTCATGTACGCCGTCTTCTCCGCCGAGGTGATCTGCGTCGGCGTCTGCCCGTTGTCGCTGTTGCGCGCATTCACCCAGTCGAAGTGCGCCGACACCGCGTTGCGATACGCCGTGAGCGCCGTCGCCTTGTCCCCCGACCGATAGGCCGCCTCGGCCTTGATGAATTGCAGCTGGGCGTACGTCATCACCGCCAGCTTGGCCTTGTCGTCGAAGATGTAGCGCCCCGGCGACTGCAGCCCGCCCGTCCCCACGTAGCCGTGGAAGTTGTTCGGCTGCTGCGCCGCCGTGAGCGCGCCAAAACCGATCACGTTGACGTCCAGTCCGCGATACTGCCCGTCGGGTGACGGAGCCAGCATGCGCGACATGCGCGGGTCCACCGTGCCGCCGGTGTACGTCCCGTTCATCAGGTTCACGATGAACTGCGTCTGCCGGTAGCCCGTGGTGTTCGTCTGGATGTTGCCGCGCGTGCGTCCCCAGAAGTTGATGTCGTCGTTCTGCGTCCCGGGGTACGTCAGCAGCGGCTCGTCCGCGTTGCTCGCCAGCGACTTGTCGACGTTGGAGATCACCTCGGCCGGCTTGTAGCTGGACTTGTTGGAAAAGTGGTTGAGCGCCAGCGCCTTCATCCCGTACGCGAGTTTGGTCCACTTGGCACGGTCGCCATTGTAGATCTTGTCGGTGCGCGCGAGAAACGCCTGGTCCACCGCCCCATCGCTCTTCCCCAACAGCTCGATCGCCTTGTCGAGCAGGCGCAGGATCTCCGAGTAGGCATACTCCTGCGTGTCGTAGTTGAAGGTGAACTTCGACTGGTCGATCGCTTCCTTGATGATGATCTCGCCGTGGAGGTCGGTGAGTACCTGCCACCCCCACGCCTTGAGCACGTAGCCCACGCCCAGCAGGTCCCACCGCTGCTCGGCCTCGGCCTTGTTCATCATGTCCACCAGGTTCTGCCCAAACGTCCAGTACACGTCGCGCCATTGCTGCGCGCCGTTGTCGCTGGCGGGGTCGTACCCCATGCGGTCCCACGTGCTCAGCGAGGTGACGCCCGAGGCCAGCGTCCACTCCTGCGCGTAGCGTCCCACGAAGCGCCCGTCGTACTGCGGCGACGTCGTCATCCAGTGCAGCATCGGCGCCAGGTACAGGTTGGCCGACACCGTCTGCGGGG harbors:
- a CDS encoding D-aminoacylase, with the protein product MSALLPRLSSLRTVGAAALVAFAAVVGCAPRATIVPDAGSSRASNYDVVIENGRIIDGTGAAWYYGDIAFTGDRIAAMGPRGAFRSARATQRVDATGLVVSPGFIDIQAHSIHHYMTGDGKAISMVTQGITTAIHGEGASLGPMNDKTLAAEGDTAARRVLSQFTGAHGFSKWLEYMVGRGTAQNVGSFLGDGTVRVYAKGEEAGPLTAAERETMKTMVREAMEDGAFGLASALIYPPNTYASTEELIEASKAMAPYGGVYITHMRSEGDKFLEAIDEALRIGREGGVAVEIYHLKASGPRNWPKMPLAIAKIDSARLAGQDVQADMYLYPAGGNSFAACIPPKYAAGGRLLENLQNPSLRATIIQELHADDAGYENLCQVATPANVMVVGFTKPEYKQFEGKRLSEIAQALGKDWAEVIIDLNVAEKAQLGEILFLMSEDNIRLQLRQPWIKFGTDAGSEDPATARGMTHPRTYGNFPRLFGRYVREQKVIPLEDAVRKASSAVATRLNITDRGVLKSGLKADVIVFDPNTITDNATFEKPHQLSTGIRDMFVNGVAVLRNGQHTGAKPGVVVRGPGYRR
- a CDS encoding DUF4397 domain-containing protein, with product MRLYKAVVALLAAVVVASCDKNALQDITGPLETGRIKFFNFGVNAPGVNFYANTTKMTAITSTSGTEATTGVAYGSVGSGGFYAAIAPGQYAFAGKIAATVDKDLAVATINGTIADGKSYSLYLSGFYSTTNKSVEGFIVQDDYPATIDYNVAYVRFVNAISNANPMTLYVKSSTTAVETAIGGPVAYKAGGAFVSIPGGSYDLSTRYAGSSTNAITRTAISFNAGRVYTISARGDITITSTTATNRPFLDNTANR
- a CDS encoding RagB/SusD family nutrient uptake outer membrane protein produces the protein MMKTLRIGTLAALVLASASCKDFLDVNDNPNAPQTVSANLYLAPMLHWMTTSPQYDGRFVGRYAQEWTLASGVTSLSTWDRMGYDPASDNGAQQWRDVYWTFGQNLVDMMNKAEAEQRWDLLGVGYVLKAWGWQVLTDLHGEIIIKEAIDQSKFTFNYDTQEYAYSEILRLLDKAIELLGKSDGAVDQAFLARTDKIYNGDRAKWTKLAYGMKALALNHFSNKSSYKPAEVISNVDKSLASNADEPLLTYPGTQNDDINFWGRTRGNIQTNTTGYRQTQFIVNLMNGTYTGGTVDPRMSRMLAPSPDGQYRGLDVNVIGFGALTAAQQPNNFHGYVGTGGLQSPGRYIFDDKAKLAVMTYAQLQFIKAEAAYRSGDKATALTAYRNAVSAHFDWVNARNSDNGQTPTQITSAEKTAYMNVIVPAAASALTLTHIMSQKYIAQWGWGHNEIWMDLRRYHYTDIDPASGIQVFPGFTPPTNLYPDNGGKIVQRIRARYNSEYVWNRAALETIGGLALDFHTKPLWIIEP